In candidate division TA06 bacterium, a genomic segment contains:
- a CDS encoding phosphopentomutase has translation MMKRVILIVLDGCGVGELPDATDFGDQGSNTLGNISRAIPGGLALPNLQALGLGNITEIHGLPPNPSSKGCWGKLTERSPGKDSTFGHWEIAGLVAEKPLPTYPHGFPKEVIEPFKKAIGRNILANKVASGTEIIKDLGDEHVKTGLPIVYTSADSVFQITCHEDIVPLEQLYDWCQKARELLTGEHAVGRVIARPFTGVSGNYQRAGGHRRDLSLKPPRPTALDLIKNSGCQVIGVGKIHDLFSGQGLSQSIHTDDNQDGMQTILKTLPEFFRGLLMANLVDFDMSWGHRNDVQGFYQGLKDFDVWLPGLLKALTGGDILMITADHGNDPTTPSTDHSREYTPLLVFGPGIKSGIDLGTRKSFADIAATLAEIFDIKDTGQGASFLKQITI, from the coding sequence GTGATGAAAAGGGTCATTCTTATAGTTTTGGACGGCTGCGGGGTGGGCGAACTGCCTGACGCCACCGATTTCGGAGACCAGGGCAGCAACACACTGGGCAATATTTCCCGGGCGATCCCCGGCGGGCTGGCTCTGCCAAATTTGCAGGCTTTGGGGCTTGGCAATATAACAGAGATCCATGGCCTCCCCCCAAATCCATCGTCCAAAGGCTGCTGGGGAAAACTAACCGAACGCTCCCCTGGCAAGGACTCCACCTTTGGGCACTGGGAGATAGCCGGCCTGGTCGCCGAAAAGCCCTTGCCCACCTATCCTCATGGGTTCCCCAAGGAAGTCATTGAGCCTTTCAAAAAAGCCATCGGGCGAAACATCCTGGCCAACAAAGTGGCCTCCGGCACCGAGATCATCAAAGATCTGGGCGATGAGCATGTCAAAACAGGCCTTCCCATCGTCTATACCTCGGCCGACAGCGTTTTCCAAATCACCTGCCACGAGGACATAGTGCCCCTGGAACAGCTTTACGACTGGTGCCAGAAAGCCCGGGAACTGCTGACCGGCGAACATGCAGTAGGGCGGGTCATCGCCCGGCCGTTTACCGGCGTTTCCGGCAATTACCAGCGGGCGGGCGGCCACCGAAGGGATCTTTCCCTGAAACCTCCAAGGCCCACGGCGCTGGATCTCATAAAAAACAGCGGCTGCCAGGTGATAGGGGTGGGCAAGATCCACGATCTTTTTTCCGGACAGGGTTTGAGCCAAAGCATTCACACCGACGACAATCAGGACGGGATGCAAACGATACTTAAAACCCTGCCGGAATTTTTCCGCGGCCTACTGATGGCCAACCTGGTGGATTTTGACATGAGCTGGGGCCACCGCAACGATGTTCAGGGGTTCTATCAGGGCTTAAAGGATTTCGATGTCTGGCTTCCCGGCCTGTTAAAGGCCCTGACCGGCGGCGACATTCTCATGATTACCGCCGACCACGGCAACGACCCCACCACGCCCTCCACCGACCATTCGCGGGAATACACGCCCCTGCTGGTCTTTGGCCCGGGGATCAAAAGCGGGATAGACCTGGGAACCAGAAAAAGCTTTGCGGACATCGCGGCCACGCTGGCTGAGATTTTCGACATCAAAGACACCGGACAAGGGGCGAGTTTCTTAAAACAGATCACGATATAG
- a CDS encoding Ig-like domain-containing protein — protein sequence MKRLLSLVSAVLLATAMPALAAVYAWNGAGGDLLWTNANNWTPARSAPNVGDTISFANGKSDTVTGIPTQTISTLMVGALTAVHLQSEAGARKTLTVGDSLCLAVRCQLNLNGAADTMTIFVAAGGVGQINGSMTFSGMAHKLNASDAGAIQFNIGSTFAQNCASSVFTNSGTANAIVFNAGSEFIQYAGSNPFGLGQPNSKVLFQPGSWFRCRMSGPLSFSGRSYANFELDFPTFSYTATGGNPTSLDTLQITDGKLTFGLSRINIKGDILIAAAETLQFRQVVSGGAACSLKFYGTTPQTIGGAGTLLFLNDSTSVYVNNAAGLTINRVFPVGYDLGLFEGIVTANDTLKMLSDQAVQRTNGYVVGNLALHTAIGATTKDFPVGTANGYSPVSVTFGAVGTAGRLTARAVQGSHPNVSIAAFTLKRYWTLNNDGILAFDNYEAVFNYLTDDFTAFLFPEDPNENTMVAGKYDAGNWTFPTIGARTPGGTADGGSVQLTGLTSFSDFTFGKNSTSIDAIPPTIVWTSPADGDSNVALNENVIYAFSEPMDTASFKGYSVPDHAFTKSWNTNFDTLTLTPDTLYELNTTYALICTTGTDPAGNFLTALPDSFMFTTTGDTIKPAIVSTSPANGATNVALNKNVIIAFSEPMDTASFKGYSVPDHAFTKSWNTNFDTLTLTPDTLYEYNTAYTLVYTTGTDLAGNPLAVLPDSFMFTTMPTGVEGKPGGVKPGFFLSPVAPNPVMASAEFRFGLAQDQQVSLEIYNVLGQKVKTLAEGRLASGSQTVKWNGRDENGRNVPSGVYVYRLKAGDNTSTRRFTVIR from the coding sequence ATGAAACGATTATTGTCATTGGTAAGCGCCGTGCTGTTGGCAACAGCGATGCCAGCCTTGGCGGCAGTTTATGCTTGGAACGGAGCGGGGGGCGACCTTCTCTGGACCAACGCCAATAACTGGACGCCGGCCCGCAGCGCGCCAAATGTCGGGGACACCATATCATTCGCCAACGGCAAGTCGGACACTGTCACCGGCATTCCCACCCAGACCATCAGCACCCTGATGGTGGGCGCCCTAACCGCAGTGCATCTGCAATCGGAGGCCGGGGCCCGCAAGACCCTGACGGTGGGGGATTCCCTGTGCTTGGCGGTCAGGTGCCAGCTGAACCTGAACGGCGCCGCCGACACCATGACCATCTTCGTGGCCGCCGGCGGTGTGGGTCAGATCAACGGTTCTATGACCTTCTCCGGGATGGCCCACAAGCTGAACGCCAGCGACGCCGGCGCGATCCAGTTCAATATTGGTTCGACATTCGCCCAGAACTGCGCCAGCAGCGTCTTTACGAACTCCGGCACGGCCAATGCGATAGTCTTCAATGCCGGTTCCGAGTTCATTCAATACGCAGGGTCTAATCCCTTCGGCCTGGGCCAGCCGAATTCCAAAGTCCTGTTCCAGCCTGGAAGCTGGTTCCGTTGCCGGATGAGCGGCCCCCTATCATTCTCTGGCCGCAGTTATGCGAATTTTGAATTGGATTTCCCAACTTTCTCATACACCGCAACCGGGGGGAACCCCACGTCCCTGGATACTTTGCAGATTACGGACGGCAAGCTTACGTTTGGTTTGTCCCGCATTAACATCAAAGGCGACATCCTGATCGCCGCGGCCGAGACTCTCCAGTTCCGCCAGGTTGTCTCCGGCGGCGCGGCCTGCAGCCTAAAATTTTACGGCACGACGCCCCAGACCATCGGCGGCGCCGGGACCCTGCTATTTCTAAACGACTCCACTAGCGTCTATGTCAACAACGCCGCCGGACTGACCATCAACCGGGTATTCCCGGTCGGGTATGACCTCGGCCTATTCGAAGGAATCGTGACCGCCAACGACACGCTGAAAATGTTGAGCGACCAGGCAGTACAGCGCACTAACGGCTATGTGGTAGGGAATCTGGCCCTGCATACGGCCATCGGCGCCACCACCAAGGATTTTCCGGTGGGCACGGCCAACGGTTACTCGCCGGTCAGCGTTACTTTCGGCGCCGTCGGCACCGCCGGCAGGCTGACCGCCCGGGCAGTTCAGGGCAGCCATCCCAACGTAAGCATTGCCGCTTTCACCCTGAAACGCTACTGGACATTGAACAATGACGGCATTCTGGCCTTTGACAACTATGAGGCGGTGTTCAACTATCTGACAGACGATTTTACTGCTTTCCTTTTTCCTGAGGATCCCAACGAAAACACTATGGTGGCCGGCAAGTACGACGCCGGCAACTGGACGTTCCCGACCATCGGCGCCCGGACTCCGGGCGGCACGGCCGACGGCGGCTCGGTGCAACTGACCGGATTGACCTCGTTCTCTGATTTCACTTTCGGCAAGAATTCAACCTCAATTGATGCAATCCCGCCGACCATAGTCTGGACCTCCCCAGCTGACGGGGACAGCAACGTTGCCCTAAATGAAAATGTGATCTATGCCTTCTCCGAGCCGATGGACACCGCCAGCTTTAAAGGTTACTCGGTTCCCGACCATGCGTTTACCAAGAGCTGGAATACGAACTTCGACACCCTGACCCTGACCCCGGATACGCTTTACGAGCTCAATACGACTTATGCTTTGATCTGCACTACCGGGACCGACCCGGCCGGGAATTTCCTAACGGCGCTTCCGGATAGTTTCATGTTCACCACCACCGGCGATACAATCAAGCCGGCCATAGTTTCGACCTCCCCGGCTAACGGAGCTACCAACGTTGCCCTAAATAAAAATGTGATCATTGCCTTCTCCGAGCCGATGGACACCGCCAGCTTTAAAGGTTACTCGGTTCCCGACCATGCGTTTACCAAGAGCTGGAATACGAACTTCGACACCCTGACCCTGACCCCGGATACGCTTTACGAATACAACACCGCCTATACCTTGGTCTACACTACTGGCACCGACCTGGCCGGGAATCCCCTGGCAGTGTTGCCGGACAGTTTTATGTTCACCACCATGCCCACCGGGGTGGAAGGGAAGCCCGGTGGGGTGAAACCCGGCTTCTTCCTGTCGCCGGTGGCACCCAACCCGGTGATGGCATCGGCCGAGTTCCGGTTCGGGCTGGCCCAAGACCAGCAGGTCAGCTTGGAGATCTACAACGTGCTGGGGCAAAAGGTAAAGACTCTAGCCGAAGGCCGGCTGGCATCCGGCAGCCAGACGGTCAAATGGAACGGGCGCGATGAGAACGGAAGGAACGTGCCTTCGGGCGTGTATGTCTACCGGCTCAAGGCCGGGGATAACACCTCCACCAGAAGATTCACTGTGATCCGGTAA
- the holA gene encoding DNA polymerase III subunit delta, whose translation MATISDLDTEILKSKIHPAYCFVGEEEYLKGLYIRKIAGAFLGTNVEHGLEVVYGSETDAKDIIDRAQSLGIFAEKRALVVREVDALSPQSRKILLEHLGSEPSPDVCLVLSSFKLDAKTAFYQELQERTVFVSFDSLKSESLVNWVMAKAKELGCRISLASAQLLIQITGQSLGLLEQELLKISTFLEGRPDREIKPDHIKMLAGDTSEVGGFELAEALAKKDLKQSLALFHKMLRTGEDPVKMLSGINHKFNTLWRVKLMLSQGLSPEAMGRKMRIHPYALKMAIPAAQKRTEKEYWTLFNGLFTTELKLKSGFGDPRTVLQQAIFKLSS comes from the coding sequence ATGGCAACAATTTCGGACCTGGATACTGAGATCCTTAAGTCAAAAATTCATCCGGCTTACTGTTTTGTGGGCGAGGAGGAATATCTTAAGGGCCTATATATTCGAAAGATCGCTGGGGCTTTTCTGGGAACCAATGTGGAACACGGGCTGGAGGTGGTTTACGGCTCCGAGACCGACGCCAAAGACATCATCGACCGGGCCCAAAGCCTGGGCATCTTCGCCGAAAAACGGGCGCTGGTAGTCAGGGAGGTTGATGCGCTCTCACCCCAAAGCCGTAAGATCCTCTTGGAGCATCTGGGGAGTGAACCCTCGCCCGACGTCTGCCTGGTATTAAGCTCTTTCAAGCTTGACGCCAAGACTGCATTTTACCAGGAGCTTCAGGAAAGAACCGTCTTTGTTTCTTTTGATAGCCTGAAATCGGAAAGCCTGGTCAACTGGGTCATGGCCAAGGCCAAAGAGCTGGGCTGCAGGATCTCCCTGGCATCGGCCCAACTGCTGATCCAGATAACCGGACAGAGCCTGGGGCTTTTGGAACAGGAGTTGCTTAAAATTTCAACCTTCTTAGAGGGCCGGCCCGACCGGGAAATAAAGCCCGATCACATAAAAATGCTGGCCGGTGACACCAGCGAGGTGGGGGGATTCGAGCTGGCCGAGGCTTTGGCCAAAAAGGATCTGAAGCAGTCCCTGGCCCTTTTTCACAAAATGCTGAGGACCGGGGAAGACCCGGTAAAAATGCTATCCGGCATCAACCATAAGTTCAACACCCTGTGGCGGGTCAAGCTGATGCTGTCCCAAGGCCTTTCCCCGGAAGCCATGGGCCGCAAGATGCGGATCCATCCCTATGCCCTTAAAATGGCGATCCCCGCAGCCCAAAAAAGGACCGAAAAAGAATACTGGACTCTGTTCAATGGACTTTTCACCACCGAGTTAAAGCTGAAATCCGGATTCGGAGACCCCAGGACCGTGTTGCAACAGGCAATCTTCAAATTATCCAGCTAA